AGGTAGCGCGACAGCTGGATCTCCTGTAGTCTCTGACCGTCCTCCAGATACACAAGGCCCTGCCTGTAGAACTGACACTCCGCCTCGCCTGTGTTCTTGTTCACCTCTGCCACGATGCTCTGGACCAGCTCCAACTGAACAGGACAAAGTATCACACAAAATTAATGTGGGTTTTATGGGTGGTTTTGGTCCCCCAACTGACGACTTTGCTGCAAAATATGTATGTTTACTATGatgcttttcaatatgaaaTGTAACGCTGCCTCCTTATAACATGctattcattaaaaaagaatgtaacACACAGGTATATACATACACGTTTTACTGGGTACACAAAACATGTGTATATAAAACATATGAGAAAATTTAAAAAGGGAACTCTGGTCTAAAAGCAGCTCACATCCAGGATGCTCTGCCAATGTGAAGAGCACTCGGAACCTTTTAGAAGAACACGAGGGTGAACATTAGGAGGCCGACTCACAGCGTCGGGCAACGAGTCCTCGTCCGGGTGCTCTGGAGGCGTGCACTTCTGGATCTCCTTCAACAGCAGGGGGTATTTCACCAAACGGCTTCGAGGGAGGTCCAGGAAGTTCCACAGGTCCAGTTTCCTGCTGAACGAGGACTCCTGGCACAAACGAAGGAAGCGCTCGACTTTTTTCTCCTGCTTTTTCTGGTCCAGCAGGGCTTTGGCCCCCACCTGGTTACGGCAGTAGATAACGTAGGCCTCCAGGCAAGGGAACTGCAGCGAGAAATAACGcaacaaaaatgtgaaaaatgtgtaGGGATTAACTCGAGGACTCTGAATGAGAGCGGAACAAAACAGTAAATAGAGGAACTGAAGAGAGTGAATGTGGTTTGTGAGCTTTTCTCTCAGTTTCTCACTCACCCAGTTCATCAGAGTGGGCCCCACCTGGCCGATGGTCTTCCCTGATCCCCGCAGCCGGTCGAGACGACCCAGGAGATCTGATATTAGGAATGAAAACAACACTGTAGAATTCTTATTCATTCATGTCAAACCGCTGTCACTTCAGGGAAGCGACGAATGAGGAAATTGACCCAATTCAACCTCCATAAAGATGCATCATCAGAAAACTCACTCACTTGCTTCACATGGACTGTATGTCACCGCATGGCAAACGCTTGCAAAAGCTGATGTAATGATTGATGTTGGGTGTAATGAACTGAGGTCCCATTATATGTTTAGCAAAGAAATCCAATCATGGAAAGAAAAACCTTTGACATTAGTttaaaatttgaaataaaagagtTGACACCTGAGgtgtaaaaatgtcaaaatgtgtccaaacatcAGGAGTATTTTGCACTTCGCCCTCCTTTCCTGACCCATGCTTTTGACTTTCAATCAGTAGGTTGAAAGTAGTCTGGCAAGAAGAGGGGCCGTATACCTTGATGTAGGGGAATGAGAGAGTCCAGTGTACCGAAGATCTGTCCAAGCTCACTCTTTGTCATGATGTCCAGCGTCAGCATGGGCTCATAGTAAACCTGGTAGCACAGAGAGAgacccgggggggaggggggggtggcaaAAGGTGCGTATGAAAGCACCAGATGCTTCAATCAGAAGAATGCCAATATATGAGAGCAGAGTTCAGATATTATTGTTGGACGAAAAGTACCTTCTTGACCAGACTGAGGTCATCAATGAGTTGTCTCTCGCCCTGAGTCAGTTCATAGATCACCTGTGGAGTCAACACACCGGACATGTGGATGCAACGCACACGGCGCACGCATGCGAACCTGTCGCTCTCGCAGCCAATTGTTCAATTCAGGAAGTTGAGGCTCGAGTGGCAGCTCACATCCTCTTTCAGAACGCTCTGCTTCTAGTGACCCCACCCACACTGCCAACCAGTTGCAACGCTTGACCCAGTGACCCCCCCACATCACATTAAAGCTACTCCTCTGGCTGGCCCCTCGTACCTCCTGGCGTTTGATCTCCTTTGCAGTGAGGTCATGACTCTCCACGGTGTCACTCCAGCACTGGCTGTTGCGCCGGCGAGGATACGACGAGGCCTTGGATCGAGAGCGCAGGGGAGCCGGGGGCAAAGGTCGCGCCTCCGTGCGAAAGCTAATCGACCGCTGTGGGAAAGTCGCTGGCGATTAGTTTTGTACCACAACAGATAGGAGCGCGTGTTTGTGCGCGTTGTTACCGAAATAGACTGTCCGATGCGTTTCAGAGCGGGCGTCTTCACCGGGGTCAAGACGCCCGTTAGGCTGTTGGACTTTACCACAGGTTTGACCCTTTTGTTACTGGGCTCCTAAAATGAAATTACAGTTTTAACACGATGTCTAAGCATTGCAACTATTACTGGCTGTacattaaaagattaaaaaaaaaaaaataacatatctggctcctgaaaaaaaacaaaaaaaggaacaactcACCTCTGAATCCCCCATTTGGTCGGACATcatctcatcctcctcatcttcctcttcatcctgaTTAAAATCATACAGGTCACAGCAGAATGTGCATTAGCTGAGCTTGTGAAAAAGATGAGAGTTCAGGAAAGACATGTCAGGGGGGAGATGCGCTGTTGCATAGTGCAGAGCTCTCATTTCCTGTGTGACTCTTTCAAAGAGGAACTCTGCTTCTGTAGTAAAATACAAGATGTCTGCCAGTTATTGCCACAGTAACCACATCAGCTGAATAGTTCAGTGTACAATGCGAGTGAGACACATTAAAATACCTGCTGGTAATATACATTGTTTTGTGACACATGATGATTAATGCAAAGCAGGTAGAACCAAAAAGTGGACAAAGAAGCTAAGTGCGACATGTGTGAACATTCAGAGGTTTGTGCTTCGCCTTCACGGTTCTTGTAAACGCTGCACTCAGCATTGTGGCCTCAAAGGTAAGGCTGGCTAGAACTTCCGCTGGTTAGACAACTCGATGGCAAGGTGACGCAGAGCCACGGCGGCTGAGTGCATGTCAGAAATCACTCACCTCCACGATTCTCACCACAGGATCAGGgtcttgttttctcttcttctaaagagc
This sequence is a window from Pungitius pungitius chromosome 1, fPunPun2.1, whole genome shotgun sequence. Protein-coding genes within it:
- the arhgef3l gene encoding rho guanine nucleotide exchange factor (GEF) 3, like isoform X2; protein product: MMSDQMGDSEEPSNKRVKPVVKSNSLTGVLTPVKTPALKRIGQSISRSISFRTEARPLPPAPLRSRSKASSYPRRRNSQCWSDTVESHDLTAKEIKRQEVIYELTQGERQLIDDLSLVKKVYYEPMLTLDIMTKSELGQIFGTLDSLIPLHQDLLGRLDRLRGSGKTIGQVGPTLMNWFPCLEAYVIYCRNQVGAKALLDQKKQEKKVERFLRLCQESSFSRKLDLWNFLDLPRSRLVKYPLLLKEIQKCTPPEHPDEDSLPDALELVQSIVAEVNKNTGEAECQFYRQGLVYLEDGQRLQEIQLSRYLYCHGELKNNKGQRLHVFLFELALVLTRPGEDRERGQVFHVYRQPLPNALINLEEIPDGEPGGGGTFRGAFTGGNDKVKNFFRVSSRGRSKFHPYSLQANDSFSRQQWITCLRQAIVQSRDRSAQTSQSQLSLHADPALYHIAQLSLNSDTEMADHTCR
- the arhgef3l gene encoding rho guanine nucleotide exchange factor (GEF) 3, like isoform X1, with amino-acid sequence MEVEETGETRTSCTAMLETHSIPGKKRKQDPDPVVRIVEDEEEDEEDEMMSDQMGDSEEPSNKRVKPVVKSNSLTGVLTPVKTPALKRIGQSISRSISFRTEARPLPPAPLRSRSKASSYPRRRNSQCWSDTVESHDLTAKEIKRQEVIYELTQGERQLIDDLSLVKKVYYEPMLTLDIMTKSELGQIFGTLDSLIPLHQDLLGRLDRLRGSGKTIGQVGPTLMNWFPCLEAYVIYCRNQVGAKALLDQKKQEKKVERFLRLCQESSFSRKLDLWNFLDLPRSRLVKYPLLLKEIQKCTPPEHPDEDSLPDALELVQSIVAEVNKNTGEAECQFYRQGLVYLEDGQRLQEIQLSRYLYCHGELKNNKGQRLHVFLFELALVLTRPGEDRERGQVFHVYRQPLPNALINLEEIPDGEPGGGGTFRGAFTGGNDKVKNFFRVSSRGRSKFHPYSLQANDSFSRQQWITCLRQAIVQSRDRSAQTSQSQLSLHADPALYHIAQLSLNSDTEMADHTCR